TGCGGAGGCATCGTTGTAAACGGGCACCATCACGGTGGTGCCATCGAAATCCAAGGCACGGTGGTCGGAGGGACCCGCACCTCCCCGTCGCCCCGGGTTGCCCTTCACAGGGTCAACCCGAACCCCATGCACCTGCAATTCCGTCACCAGGCGTCCAAGCTCAGACATGGTTCAACGCCTCCATCGAGGACAGGCCATCGGGAGCTGTAGCCGGCTCCAAAAGAGCCGATGCAGTCGACATGTCTTGAACGGGAACCGCAGGCGAACTGTTGATCTGCAATGACAGCAGTTCGGGGCGGCTGTAATGCCCGACGCTGTCCATCATCCGTTTGCGCTTGGTGATCAGGGCAAGATCGAGATCGGCGATTGCCAACCCCTCACCATCCGGCAAGGGGCCTGCCAGATACCGGCCCTCAGGACTGATCACAGCGGTGTGACACCCCCCTTGAAACGCCTTGTGAAGCCCCGACTCCGACGTGATCGACGCGTAGTCGTCGGGGTGCAACCAACCGGTGGAACAGATCACGAAACAGCCGGCTTCAAGCGCGTGATGGCGCATGGTGACGGCGGTCTGTTCCGAGAAGATCGGGCCCACCAAGGAGCCCGGGAACTGAGCGCAGTGGATCTCCTCCCCCTGGGCCATCAAGGCGTAACGAGCCAGAGGGTTGTAGTGCTCCCAGCAGGCCAGAGCGCCGACACGAGCCAACGGCGTCTGCACCACCTTGAGACCTGAGCCGTCCCCTTGGCCCCAGACCATCCGCTCGTGATAAGTCGGCGTGATTTTCCGCCGCTTCAGAACCAGTTCGCCACAGCTGTTGAACAACAACTGCGTGTTGTAAAGCGTTCCACCGTCACGCTCATTGACGCCCAACAAAACCTGCATGCCGTGCTGACGGGCAGCAGCCGCCACGGCATCGGTGACGGGACCAGGAACCACCACAGCCTGCTCATACAGAGCCAGATGGGATCGCCCCATCAAAACCGGGGGTTCAACAAACGAGAAATAGGGGTAATAGGGCAGAAATGTTTCAGGAAAAACAATCAGTTCAACACCTTGAGCCGCGGCTTCGGCCATGGCATCCAGCACTCTTTGCAGGGATCCGTCCAGGCTGAACAGCACGGGACGGATCTGCGCGGCAGCAACTTTGACTGTGGTCACAGTGGAGAGCCTCCGGAAAAAATCAGAGCGTCCAGGTGTCAAGAATGAAGGCGCCTTCCTTGCGATGCATCAAGACGATGTCGAGCACATCCAGTGGATTCACGGGCGTGATCCCAGGCATCAGTGCTTTTTCACCGTGACCATATAAAGCCTGTAAGGCAAAGCGACAGGCGTACACCTTTCCCCCTTGATCCATAAATTTCTGCAGTCGTGCGTTGAAGTTCAGATGACCATCAAACGCAGCATCTCCAAGCTTGGGAAAGCCGCGCATCACCCCCAGCGTGACGCCAGGACCGTAAAGCAGAACTGAGGTTTCAAAGCCCTTGTTGATCAGACGACTGGCTTGGAGGAGATTGACCAGGCCGATCGAGCCCTCGAAAGCAACGGTATGGAATGTGA
This region of Synechococcus sp. NOUM97013 genomic DNA includes:
- a CDS encoding Nit6803 family nitrilase, whose translation is MTTVKVAAAQIRPVLFSLDGSLQRVLDAMAEAAAQGVELIVFPETFLPYYPYFSFVEPPVLMGRSHLALYEQAVVVPGPVTDAVAAAARQHGMQVLLGVNERDGGTLYNTQLLFNSCGELVLKRRKITPTYHERMVWGQGDGSGLKVVQTPLARVGALACWEHYNPLARYALMAQGEEIHCAQFPGSLVGPIFSEQTAVTMRHHALEAGCFVICSTGWLHPDDYASITSESGLHKAFQGGCHTAVISPEGRYLAGPLPDGEGLAIADLDLALITKRKRMMDSVGHYSRPELLSLQINSSPAVPVQDMSTASALLEPATAPDGLSSMEALNHV
- a CDS encoding MSMEG_0572/Sll0783 family nitrogen starvation response protein, which gives rise to MPAVDRPANQPGDFLVDYEEKVFPDVKAEPGEKALVTFHTVAFEGSIGLVNLLQASRLINKGFETSVLLYGPGVTLGVMRGFPKLGDAAFDGHLNFNARLQKFMDQGGKVYACRFALQALYGHGEKALMPGITPVNPLDVLDIVLMHRKEGAFILDTWTL